One part of the Paramormyrops kingsleyae isolate MSU_618 chromosome 2, PKINGS_0.4, whole genome shotgun sequence genome encodes these proteins:
- the gatc gene encoding glutamyl-tRNA(Gln) amidotransferase subunit C, mitochondrial: protein MYCTLGRITSSLQCVALYLRPVRHRCGVYVGPHVVENRGGQNITRHRKKHTTSLSQSQTPHHHNPKVPQTPTWECVREDQLPLPTKVPPDLVDKLERLALLDFRNQDGVDCLEKAIRFADQLHVVNTDGVEPMASVLEDRTLYLRDDRIEEGDCAEQLLGLARNTLEGYYVAPPGNIPLPERDEREVLLKYSEM from the exons atgtaCTGTACATTAGGCAGGATTACTTCGAGTTTACAGTGTGTTGCTTTATACCTAAGGCCTGTACGGCATCGCTGTGGGGTTTATGTTGGACCTCACGTAGTAGAAAATAGAGGCGGACAAAACATTACCCGACACCGCAAGAAACATACAACATCATTATCTCAAAGTCAGACCCCACATCATCACAATCCAAAG GTACCACAGACACCAACTTGGGAATGTGTGAGGGAGGATCAGCTTCCCCTG CCTACGAAGGTCCCTCCGGACTTGGTCGACAAACTGGAGCGACTGGCATTACTGGACTTCCGTAACCAGGACGGCGTGGATTGTTTAGAGAAAGCCATTCGCTTTGCCGACCAACTTCACGTCGTGAACACGGATGGGGTCGAGCCGATGGCCTCGGTTCTTGAGGACCG CACGCTGTACCTGAGAGATGACCGCATTGAGGAAGGTGACTGTGCAGAGCAGCTACTTGGACTTGCCAGAAACACCCTGGAGGGCTACTACGTGGCACCCCCAG GAAACATCCCTCTCCCAGAGCGAGACGAACGCGAGGTACTGTTGAAATACTCAGAGATGTGA
- the LOC111854906 gene encoding TP53-regulated inhibitor of apoptosis 1-like, with product MNSVGEGCTELKREYDQCFNRWFAEKFLKGERDGDPCTEMFKKYQLCVHKAIRDKDIPIDVEFMGPNKEKPEC from the exons ATGAACAGCGTAGGGGAAGGCTGCACGGAGCTCAAGCGTGAGTACGACCAGTGCTTCAACCGCTGGTTCGCAGAGAAGTTTCTGAAAGGAGAGCGGGACGGCGACCCTTGTACGGAGATGTTTAAGAAATACCAGCTCTGTGTCCAT AAGGCCATCAGGGATAAAGATATTCCAATTGATGTGGAATTCATGGGACCGAACAAGGAGAAACCGGAGTGCTGA